The proteins below come from a single Leptospiraceae bacterium genomic window:
- a CDS encoding FAD-dependent oxidoreductase — protein sequence MNKRIVIIGGVAGGATAAARARRSDESAEITILERGGYISFANCGLPYYISGDIKSRSNLILQTPESFYSRYKIQVKLNTEATQINRTEKFVLAGTEKYYYDKLILSQGANPILPEIPGISKENSFTLRDIDDMDKIHNFIDSNSPKTAVVVGGGFIGIEMAEALVERGLKVSLIEKYKHLMPIADPEFGESIRRAFIEKGVNVITSDAAAGYKPSEKKIILETGNELSADMILFSIGVRPELELIKQTGLEIGKTGGVIVNEFMQSSDPDIYVVGDMAEITNRITGDKTRIPLAGPANRQGRIAGDNVCGGKKKYTGSIGSSVVKVFDKVFAMTGLTEKQAKNLEASSVTVHPNHHAGYYPGAKQLSLKLTFSNKTGKVLGAQAFGSEGVEKRVDVIATAIIGGLHIEDLEELDLCYAPPFSSANDPVNMASFVSSNHKAGFSPTVTVEEFITKQKNDNSIFVIDVRNPDEYKKGNIAGAVNIPLPEMRDRLSEIPKDKEIYVHCQVGFRGHLANRILLQSGFKNVFNISGGYKSLELLSA from the coding sequence ATGAATAAAAGAATCGTAATTATTGGTGGAGTCGCAGGCGGAGCAACGGCAGCAGCACGCGCAAGAAGGTCAGATGAATCGGCTGAGATTACTATATTAGAAAGAGGCGGTTATATTTCCTTTGCCAATTGCGGACTACCGTATTATATATCTGGAGACATAAAATCTAGGAGTAACCTAATACTTCAAACACCTGAAAGTTTTTATTCAAGATACAAAATTCAAGTTAAACTTAATACTGAAGCAACACAAATCAACCGGACGGAGAAATTTGTATTGGCAGGAACAGAAAAATACTACTACGATAAACTAATTTTATCACAAGGGGCAAATCCTATTTTACCTGAAATTCCTGGAATATCCAAAGAGAACTCATTTACACTCAGAGACATCGACGATATGGATAAAATCCACAATTTTATTGATTCAAATTCTCCGAAAACGGCAGTCGTTGTTGGAGGAGGATTTATAGGAATTGAAATGGCAGAAGCGTTAGTAGAGCGAGGACTTAAGGTAAGCCTTATCGAAAAATACAAACATCTAATGCCTATCGCTGATCCAGAATTCGGAGAGTCAATTCGCAGAGCATTTATAGAAAAAGGTGTAAATGTTATAACTTCGGATGCAGCAGCAGGATATAAACCTTCCGAAAAAAAAATAATTTTAGAAACAGGTAATGAATTATCGGCTGATATGATATTATTTTCTATTGGGGTTCGTCCTGAATTGGAATTAATTAAACAAACTGGATTAGAAATAGGAAAAACTGGCGGAGTTATTGTAAACGAATTTATGCAATCTTCTGATCCAGACATTTATGTTGTAGGAGATATGGCTGAAATCACAAACCGCATCACAGGGGATAAGACTCGTATACCTCTTGCTGGACCAGCCAATCGTCAAGGTAGAATTGCAGGTGATAATGTATGCGGAGGCAAAAAGAAATATACCGGATCTATTGGCTCTTCCGTTGTAAAAGTATTTGACAAAGTATTTGCAATGACTGGGTTAACAGAAAAACAAGCAAAAAATCTAGAAGCCTCTTCTGTTACTGTGCATCCAAACCACCATGCAGGTTATTATCCGGGTGCAAAACAACTCAGTCTAAAATTAACTTTCTCTAATAAAACTGGAAAAGTACTAGGGGCACAGGCTTTTGGATCGGAAGGTGTCGAAAAAAGAGTCGATGTAATTGCTACTGCTATCATAGGTGGTTTACATATAGAAGACCTAGAAGAGTTAGATCTTTGTTATGCGCCGCCATTCTCGTCTGCCAATGATCCTGTAAATATGGCAAGTTTTGTTTCTTCGAATCATAAAGCGGGATTTAGTCCGACTGTTACAGTAGAAGAATTTATTACCAAACAAAAAAATGATAATTCTATATTTGTAATAGATGTTCGTAATCCAGATGAGTATAAAAAAGGAAATATTGCAGGAGCGGTAAATATCCCTTTGCCGGAAATGCGAGATAGATTAAGTGAAATTCCTAAAGATAAAGAAATTTATGTCCATTGTCAAGTTGGTTTCAGAGGCCATCTGGCAAATCGTATTTTATTGCAATCTGGTTTTAAGAATGTATTTAATATTTCCGGTGGGTATAAAAGTTTAGAACTATTATCCGCTTAA
- a CDS encoding MCE family protein, producing MRQRLNYYKIGLFVISSLCIVTLFIIILGAGSFFQKNLIVETYFDESIQGLDVGSIVKFRGVKVGTVKEITFVQDKYKLDPDSATFSQGRYVLVKMAVKNFFNLSSRGEIDAVVKQMVSTGLRIKLTSQGLTGTSYLEIDYQTSEPSEILGISWEPKEIYVPTTPSTITKIGASMDEFLKKLDAADIEKMAKNLNTLIVTLDDSLKAAKISEMSTNGNALLSELRDTNKELKKIIANPKMHDLPDKLNDSLTLMSQSMNKLNSMLTNNNKDISTAVENFRIVTEDLREVSNNAKKYPSMLLFGEAPKSSELGKK from the coding sequence ATGAGACAAAGACTAAATTATTATAAAATCGGGCTTTTTGTTATTTCTAGTTTATGTATAGTAACTCTATTTATTATTATTTTGGGAGCAGGAAGTTTTTTTCAAAAAAATCTTATTGTAGAAACATATTTCGATGAATCAATTCAAGGTTTAGACGTGGGCTCTATCGTAAAATTTAGAGGAGTGAAAGTCGGCACAGTTAAAGAAATCACTTTCGTTCAAGACAAATACAAATTAGACCCTGATAGTGCTACTTTCTCACAGGGACGTTATGTATTAGTAAAAATGGCTGTGAAAAATTTTTTTAATTTAAGCTCTAGAGGTGAAATTGATGCAGTCGTAAAACAAATGGTCAGTACTGGACTTCGAATTAAATTAACTTCTCAGGGGCTAACAGGAACTTCTTATTTAGAAATTGACTATCAGACCTCAGAACCTAGTGAAATTTTGGGAATAAGTTGGGAACCAAAAGAAATTTATGTGCCCACTACTCCGAGCACAATTACAAAAATTGGCGCATCGATGGATGAATTTCTAAAAAAATTAGATGCTGCTGATATTGAAAAAATGGCAAAAAATTTAAATACTCTTATTGTAACATTAGATGACTCCTTAAAAGCAGCGAAAATTTCTGAGATGTCAACTAACGGAAACGCTCTTCTTTCAGAGTTAAGGGATACAAATAAGGAATTGAAAAAAATTATTGCAAACCCCAAAATGCATGATTTACCAGATAAACTAAATGACTCTCTCACACTCATGTCTCAAAGTATGAATAAATTAAACAGTATGTTGACGAATAATAACAAAGATATTTCGACTGCCGTAGAAAATTTTAGAATCGTAACAGAAGACTTACGCGAAGTAAGTAACAACGCCAAAAAATATCCTTCTATGTTATTATTTGGGGAAGCTCCAAAATCTTCCGAGTTAGGCAAAAAATGA
- a CDS encoding ATP-binding cassette domain-containing protein: MHTQDEKPIIEVKNFTAIMGGDIIIDNINFNVNPGEIFVILGGSGCGKSTLLKHMIGLIEPESGEILIEGQNIGRSTEEERKTIQNKIGVMYQQGALFGSMNLIENVSLPLQEFTHFKPEAIHLIAQMKLQMVGLDKYAKHMPSEISGGMKKRAAIARAMALDPKILFLDEPSAGLDPITSAELDYLIKKLSRNFNITFVVVTHELESIYSIADRVIMLDKRVKKIVATGNPAELRDNSDNPWVRQFFRREINST, translated from the coding sequence ATGCATACTCAAGATGAAAAACCAATCATAGAAGTAAAAAATTTCACTGCTATTATGGGTGGTGATATCATCATAGATAATATCAATTTTAATGTTAACCCCGGAGAAATTTTTGTAATTTTAGGTGGGTCTGGTTGTGGAAAAAGCACACTTTTAAAACATATGATTGGACTCATTGAACCAGAAAGCGGCGAAATACTCATTGAAGGACAAAACATTGGACGTTCAACAGAAGAAGAACGTAAAACAATTCAAAATAAAATTGGTGTAATGTACCAACAAGGTGCCCTTTTTGGATCTATGAATTTAATTGAAAATGTGAGTTTGCCATTGCAGGAATTCACACATTTTAAACCAGAAGCGATTCATTTAATCGCACAAATGAAATTACAAATGGTTGGACTTGATAAGTATGCAAAACATATGCCTTCGGAAATTAGCGGTGGAATGAAAAAAAGAGCAGCTATTGCAAGAGCTATGGCACTCGATCCTAAAATTCTTTTTTTAGACGAACCATCTGCCGGATTAGATCCTATTACTTCCGCTGAGTTAGACTATTTAATTAAAAAACTTTCTCGTAATTTTAATATTACATTTGTAGTTGTAACACATGAACTAGAAAGTATTTATTCAATAGCCGATAGAGTGATTATGTTAGATAAAAGAGTAAAAAAAATCGTAGCTACGGGTAATCCAGCCGAACTAAGGGATAATAGTGATAATCCGTGGGTACGTCAGTTTTTTAGAAGAGAAATAAATTCCACTTAA
- a CDS encoding MlaE family lipid ABC transporter permease subunit: MNSLAEHSFFIEQDNLVLEVKGILNVNSTPKIWEETDKILHDHKFKKLIINANGIHDCEGVGIALLFHFKKTAKRHHAEIQIQGLEKKFEDLLNFFTHEAEVKALVNFQDNWSTPEKIGFQTVKVWEEAKFIINFIGECAALLFFSFRQPKKIKWLEVFKISEHAGVNALPIILLIGFLLGLIMSFQSAIPMQRFGAEIFVANLVSMSLFRELGPLMTAVIIAGRTASSFSAEIGTMKVSEEIDAITTMGLNPLQFLVIPRLIAGILISPMLTIFFNLAGLIGCAVVMMSLQYPFITFVNQVLSAVKNGDMIGGLFKATLFGAVISAIGCFHGLNTNTGASSVGESTTKSVVNGIISIAVLDGIFSVIFYFLGL, from the coding sequence ATGAATTCGCTTGCAGAACACTCCTTTTTTATCGAACAAGATAATCTTGTATTGGAAGTAAAGGGGATACTCAATGTTAACTCTACTCCCAAAATATGGGAGGAGACTGACAAAATTTTACATGATCATAAGTTTAAAAAGTTAATTATAAATGCAAATGGAATTCATGATTGTGAAGGTGTCGGAATTGCGCTCTTATTTCATTTTAAAAAAACTGCAAAGAGACATCATGCCGAAATTCAAATTCAAGGACTTGAAAAAAAATTTGAAGACCTCTTAAATTTTTTCACTCACGAGGCAGAAGTAAAAGCCCTTGTAAACTTTCAAGATAATTGGAGTACCCCCGAAAAAATTGGATTTCAGACTGTAAAAGTTTGGGAAGAAGCAAAATTTATAATTAACTTTATTGGAGAATGTGCAGCGTTACTATTTTTCTCCTTTCGACAGCCCAAAAAAATAAAATGGTTAGAAGTATTTAAAATATCAGAACACGCAGGTGTTAACGCACTCCCTATAATTTTGTTGATTGGATTTTTACTTGGACTAATTATGTCTTTCCAATCCGCAATTCCAATGCAAAGATTTGGAGCTGAAATTTTTGTAGCAAACTTAGTATCAATGTCACTGTTTAGAGAATTAGGTCCCTTAATGACTGCAGTAATCATTGCCGGTAGAACAGCATCCTCTTTTTCCGCAGAAATCGGCACCATGAAAGTCAGTGAAGAGATAGATGCAATTACTACAATGGGATTAAATCCTTTACAGTTCCTAGTTATCCCGCGTTTAATAGCGGGTATTCTCATTAGTCCCATGCTTACGATTTTTTTTAATTTAGCTGGTCTCATTGGATGTGCAGTAGTTATGATGTCACTTCAATATCCTTTCATAACTTTCGTTAATCAAGTGTTATCCGCAGTTAAAAATGGTGATATGATAGGTGGACTTTTTAAGGCGACTCTATTTGGAGCCGTCATATCTGCAATTGGTTGTTTTCACGGATTAAATACAAATACTGGGGCAAGTTCTGTGGGTGAGTCTACCACAAAATCTGTTGTAAATGGGATTATCTCAATCGCAGTATTAGATGGAATTTTTTCGGTAATATTTTATTTTCTTGGATTGTAA
- a CDS encoding efflux RND transporter permease subunit, which yields MIEALIAFSIRKRFAVIVVTALISLIGLYNAIHLSVDAVPDVTNVQVSVVTPSPGLSPIEVEQFITYPVEIAMTGLPNVEEIRSISRTGVSSVTIVFKDHVNIWFARQLINERLKDVENEIPPGYGTPGLSPVATGLGDIYEFVLTSDRHSPMELRTYMDWELSKKIKALPGVIDVNTMGGEVRQYQILIDPRRLASHNITFSELLDRLQEVNRNAGGGYVMKGNEQIVIRGEGQFKSLEELASTAIQTEKDGTPLLLGNIATIKIGPSIRFGLATKGGQGEVVSGTVMMLIGENSREVVEVIKKRVEELKKDLPEGMKIEPYYDRSEFINRALKTVFINLAEGAILVFVALIISLGTVKGGALVASAIPISMLIAVIFMRQIGVVGNLMSLGALDFGLLVDGPIVMLESVMAGFIAKKSLFPDSLDDAEKRIRSVELIQSSCIRVARAAAFSVAIIMLVYLPLMVLEGVEGRMFRPMAITVALALAAALLFSLTTFPAGVSYLFENPEFHHSHYWDVLEEKYRIFLDYGLTKRKQVVLISIGVFVFSLIAGMTLGAEFLPRIDEGELNIDVKRLPSTSINHSRDLNTEIEKVLLQFPEVISAISKTGRGESAAEPVGTDEGEMMIKLKDKKEWTTAKDREALMTIMKEKILSSVPSSYISMSQPIENRVNALLAGSKADIVIKVYGDDLVQLKKIGENLAEVLKGIEGTGDLRVQRVLGLPLLEIKANRAKMARYGVSANEMLDIVETLRIGRNAGKVFEGLKRFDLVVRLDVDFREIEFIENIPVMTSFGNTVPLGQIADIKIEEGPASITREALKRRLFVEVNIRGRDLVSYINEAKEKTQKVTSSLPEGYHVEWGGQFENFTRAKNRLALVVPIAMVIIFSMLIAAFGSVRYAIGVFMVVPLAVSGGILSLVLRGLPFSIPAGVGFIAVSGIAVLNGVVYASVLREQLEEGIKLSQAVIKASILSLRPIMTTESIAAIGFIPMAISSNAGAEVQRPLATVVIGGVLVATLLSRLLLPIAMEYLLKDIAPDFPEVDGIPIPSADYITEIENKVPEEPVSENLPNKTKPNTKKKSKQNFVDLE from the coding sequence ATGATTGAAGCCCTAATTGCGTTTTCGATTCGTAAACGATTTGCGGTTATTGTAGTTACAGCTCTTATTTCTCTCATTGGACTATACAATGCAATTCACTTATCTGTGGACGCTGTGCCCGATGTGACCAACGTGCAGGTATCAGTCGTTACCCCTTCTCCTGGGTTATCTCCTATTGAAGTAGAACAATTTATCACCTATCCTGTAGAAATTGCCATGACCGGTCTTCCAAACGTAGAAGAGATCCGTTCTATTTCTAGAACCGGTGTAAGTAGTGTTACGATTGTTTTTAAAGATCATGTGAATATTTGGTTTGCCAGACAATTAATTAATGAAAGACTAAAAGATGTTGAAAATGAAATTCCACCCGGATATGGAACACCTGGATTATCACCAGTTGCCACTGGACTTGGGGATATTTATGAGTTTGTGCTAACCTCCGATAGACATAGTCCAATGGAACTTCGAACCTATATGGATTGGGAATTATCCAAGAAAATTAAAGCACTTCCAGGTGTAATTGATGTAAACACAATGGGTGGAGAAGTCCGGCAATATCAGATTTTAATTGATCCAAGAAGACTGGCTTCCCACAATATTACATTTTCAGAATTGCTTGACCGGTTACAGGAAGTTAACCGCAATGCCGGCGGCGGTTATGTAATGAAAGGAAATGAGCAAATAGTTATCCGAGGGGAAGGACAATTTAAGTCTCTCGAAGAGCTTGCGTCAACTGCCATTCAAACAGAAAAAGATGGGACACCCCTTTTACTTGGAAATATTGCCACTATAAAAATCGGTCCTTCGATTCGATTTGGACTTGCAACTAAGGGAGGACAGGGTGAGGTCGTGAGTGGAACAGTAATGATGCTCATTGGAGAAAATTCTCGTGAAGTAGTAGAAGTCATTAAAAAAAGAGTAGAAGAATTAAAAAAAGATCTCCCTGAAGGGATGAAAATTGAACCTTATTATGACAGATCCGAATTTATCAATCGAGCTTTAAAAACAGTATTTATCAACTTAGCCGAAGGAGCAATTTTAGTATTTGTCGCATTGATTATTTCATTAGGAACGGTCAAAGGTGGTGCGTTAGTCGCTTCAGCTATTCCAATTTCTATGTTAATCGCAGTTATCTTCATGCGCCAGATCGGTGTCGTAGGTAATTTAATGAGTTTGGGTGCTCTTGACTTTGGGTTACTTGTGGATGGACCCATTGTCATGTTAGAGTCTGTTATGGCTGGATTCATTGCAAAAAAATCATTATTCCCCGATAGTTTAGACGATGCAGAAAAACGAATTCGTTCAGTGGAACTAATACAAAGTAGCTGCATCCGAGTTGCTCGGGCTGCAGCTTTTTCGGTAGCGATTATCATGTTGGTTTATTTACCGCTTATGGTATTAGAAGGTGTCGAAGGTAGAATGTTTCGTCCAATGGCGATTACTGTAGCTTTGGCGCTTGCGGCGGCACTTTTATTTTCACTTACCACATTTCCGGCTGGCGTATCTTACCTTTTTGAAAATCCAGAATTTCATCATAGTCACTACTGGGATGTACTCGAAGAAAAATATAGAATATTTCTAGACTACGGACTTACAAAGCGTAAACAAGTGGTATTAATTTCTATTGGAGTATTTGTATTTTCTCTGATTGCCGGAATGACTCTGGGAGCTGAATTTCTGCCTAGAATTGACGAAGGGGAATTGAATATAGACGTTAAGCGACTTCCATCCACATCTATCAATCACTCTAGAGATTTGAATACGGAGATTGAAAAAGTATTACTTCAATTTCCTGAAGTCATAAGTGCCATTTCAAAAACAGGTCGGGGTGAGTCTGCCGCAGAGCCTGTCGGAACTGATGAGGGTGAAATGATGATTAAACTCAAAGATAAAAAAGAGTGGACTACTGCCAAAGATAGAGAAGCGCTCATGACTATTATGAAGGAAAAAATTCTTTCCAGTGTCCCTTCAAGTTATATCAGTATGTCACAACCAATTGAAAATAGGGTTAATGCACTATTAGCCGGTTCGAAAGCAGATATAGTAATTAAAGTATACGGAGATGATCTAGTTCAATTGAAAAAAATTGGAGAAAATCTAGCTGAAGTTCTAAAAGGTATTGAGGGAACAGGAGATTTAAGAGTTCAAAGGGTTTTAGGTCTTCCCTTGTTGGAAATTAAAGCAAATCGAGCTAAGATGGCACGTTATGGTGTGTCGGCGAACGAAATGTTAGACATCGTAGAGACTTTACGAATTGGAAGAAATGCTGGTAAGGTGTTTGAAGGACTTAAACGATTTGATTTAGTCGTAAGACTCGATGTAGATTTTAGAGAAATTGAATTTATTGAAAATATTCCTGTTATGACTTCTTTTGGAAATACAGTTCCACTTGGTCAAATTGCAGATATTAAAATTGAAGAGGGACCTGCTTCCATTACACGAGAAGCACTAAAAAGAAGACTTTTTGTGGAAGTTAATATTAGAGGTAGAGATCTTGTAAGTTATATCAACGAGGCAAAAGAAAAAACTCAAAAGGTTACTTCAAGTTTGCCTGAGGGATACCACGTAGAGTGGGGTGGGCAATTTGAAAACTTCACTCGCGCCAAAAACAGATTAGCCCTTGTTGTTCCAATTGCAATGGTTATTATTTTTTCTATGTTGATCGCGGCATTCGGAAGTGTACGTTATGCGATAGGTGTATTTATGGTTGTACCTCTCGCGGTATCGGGTGGAATTTTAAGTCTTGTTTTAAGAGGACTGCCATTTAGTATTCCTGCTGGGGTAGGGTTTATTGCCGTCAGTGGAATAGCAGTGTTAAATGGAGTTGTCTATGCCTCTGTATTACGTGAACAATTGGAAGAAGGAATTAAACTTTCGCAAGCAGTTATTAAAGCATCCATTTTATCCCTTCGTCCTATCATGACAACAGAGTCGATAGCTGCGATAGGATTTATACCGATGGCGATTTCGTCAAACGCAGGCGCAGAAGTACAAAGACCTCTTGCTACAGTTGTAATAGGTGGAGTATTAGTAGCAACTTTACTTTCGCGATTACTTCTACCAATTGCCATGGAGTATCTCTTAAAAGACATTGCACCTGATTTTCCAGAAGTGGATGGAATACCGATACCAAGTGCCGACTACATCACAGAAATAGAAAATAAAGTGCCAGAAGAACCTGTATCGGAAAATTTACCAAATAAAACAAAACCCAATACAAAAAAGAAATCAAAACAAAATTTTGTCGATTTAGAGTAA
- a CDS encoding efflux RND transporter periplasmic adaptor subunit, which produces MEFGKNINKIWYLAIIVVIVGVFFIYQKVTSKTTKTEAIQETKDRKIFIPEDILKSHPLSYVKLRERGFYEEIVLPGKVSYDLENLANVGSRVTGRITSVFVKEGDNVRAGSPLAVISSVELSNAQSNYLKSKVRLDALRVQAQRANELFEKKIISAREFELANMEYKTVKTEMETSYNTLEIFGLSKQEINNLDSGTQKQQGLIIRSPINGTVTDRKAINGQSVNHEENLFVVADLRKLWILLDVYEKDLYSVKIGAESSIYTLGEKPETVKAVVAHVSEVIDQVKHTAEIRLEVNNAESKLKPGQTISAKVQGLISESKSRKIMVVPAEAVHKIEGKSIVFLVNSDGSFEAKEVVTGEAIDDDIEIKSGIPQEKNIVSEGSFLLKSEYLK; this is translated from the coding sequence ATCGAATTCGGAAAGAACATTAACAAAATCTGGTATCTTGCAATTATCGTTGTAATCGTTGGAGTTTTTTTCATTTACCAAAAGGTAACTTCTAAAACAACTAAAACAGAAGCTATTCAAGAAACAAAAGATAGAAAGATATTTATTCCAGAAGATATTTTAAAGTCTCATCCTCTTTCTTATGTAAAACTAAGAGAGAGAGGATTTTATGAAGAAATTGTTTTACCTGGAAAAGTTTCCTATGATTTAGAGAATCTTGCAAATGTTGGCTCTCGTGTAACAGGCAGGATTACATCTGTTTTCGTAAAAGAGGGGGATAATGTTAGAGCTGGCAGTCCGTTAGCCGTAATATCCTCCGTTGAGTTAAGTAATGCTCAATCTAATTACCTAAAATCTAAAGTTCGTTTAGACGCACTCCGCGTACAAGCACAAAGAGCTAACGAACTATTCGAAAAAAAAATTATATCAGCTAGAGAATTTGAACTTGCAAATATGGAATATAAAACCGTTAAAACAGAAATGGAAACGAGTTATAATACTCTCGAAATTTTTGGACTTTCTAAACAAGAAATCAATAATCTAGATTCTGGAACACAAAAACAGCAGGGGTTAATTATACGTAGCCCTATTAATGGAACAGTAACAGATAGAAAAGCAATCAATGGTCAATCCGTTAACCACGAAGAAAATTTATTTGTAGTTGCTGATTTACGCAAACTTTGGATTTTGCTCGATGTATATGAAAAAGATTTGTATTCAGTTAAAATTGGTGCGGAATCATCCATTTATACATTAGGAGAGAAACCAGAAACTGTCAAAGCAGTGGTTGCCCACGTAAGTGAAGTAATCGATCAAGTAAAACATACTGCTGAAATTCGTTTAGAAGTAAATAATGCCGAGTCCAAACTCAAGCCAGGGCAAACTATCAGCGCCAAAGTGCAAGGGCTTATATCAGAAAGTAAATCCCGCAAAATCATGGTTGTCCCAGCGGAAGCAGTCCATAAAATCGAAGGTAAGTCGATTGTGTTTCTTGTAAACTCGGATGGTTCTTTTGAAGCCAAGGAAGTTGTGACAGGAGAAGCGATTGACGATGATATAGAAATTAAATCAGGAATTCCGCAAGAAAAAAACATAGTTTCTGAAGGTTCTTTTCTATTGAAGAGCGAGTATCTAAAATGA
- a CDS encoding TolC family protein, whose product MRLTLLLFLSFCISLFSQSTKTGVNDKLPPVSANKESKNDSKRDSIVVPKDLYTAENFNDIEQKIQNWSLEEIENYAIANNPLYLAEKQNIGIARGDLITAALYRNPVIAYQQQFIPMNIRETGTSYGATAGTSGGGFQVFQQQIPGGAGGLPEIAPSVSWETDFGIIRNQKMKVASQGFHAQIAQFADFDRLFRLRLRQNYWLHLYITELIDFQKEFYENYKDLLELNKFRADKGDIAVLEYDRLQLERIRIEKDYKDADILRTQIAKELRFLIGIAPSNRILNFKGNLKYFTTEELGVNLNNFNIEDRPDLQALKSRAVQSKLAIDLRKKEGYTPFVNFGGEVRLKGNEQYAGVFASVPLKIFDRNQGEILKAEENYKKSQLEVESKRKQIYSEIRAALREVNSREELLSNYREIKLLDKNKDVQEKYRLAYIRGASNLVTFLEAEKNYLTVLRGYYEQLYLYYNSIEVFRAAIGKLGNVNE is encoded by the coding sequence ATGAGGTTAACCTTACTTCTATTTTTAAGTTTTTGTATTTCTTTATTTTCGCAATCAACTAAAACAGGGGTTAATGATAAATTACCCCCTGTTTCAGCAAATAAAGAATCAAAGAATGACTCCAAAAGAGATTCAATAGTAGTTCCAAAGGATTTGTATACCGCAGAAAATTTTAACGACATTGAACAAAAAATTCAAAATTGGAGTTTAGAAGAAATTGAGAATTATGCAATTGCTAATAATCCTCTCTATCTAGCGGAAAAACAAAATATTGGAATTGCTCGGGGTGATTTAATTACGGCAGCACTCTATCGAAATCCAGTAATTGCTTATCAGCAGCAATTCATTCCCATGAATATTCGGGAAACTGGAACGAGTTACGGAGCCACGGCCGGAACTAGTGGCGGAGGATTTCAGGTTTTTCAGCAACAAATTCCTGGTGGAGCTGGCGGATTACCAGAAATAGCCCCTTCAGTTTCTTGGGAGACTGATTTCGGAATCATTCGAAACCAAAAAATGAAAGTCGCGAGCCAGGGTTTTCATGCTCAGATTGCACAATTTGCTGATTTTGATAGGCTATTTAGACTGAGACTCAGACAAAATTATTGGTTGCATCTATACATTACAGAGCTCATCGACTTTCAGAAAGAATTTTACGAAAACTACAAAGACCTTTTAGAGTTAAATAAATTTCGTGCGGATAAGGGCGATATTGCGGTATTGGAATATGATCGTTTACAATTAGAGAGAATTCGAATTGAAAAGGATTATAAAGATGCAGATATTCTTCGTACGCAAATCGCAAAGGAATTACGCTTTCTAATCGGAATTGCTCCTAGCAATCGAATTTTAAATTTCAAAGGAAATCTTAAATACTTTACCACGGAAGAATTGGGGGTAAATCTAAATAATTTCAACATTGAAGATAGACCGGATTTACAAGCACTTAAATCAAGAGCAGTGCAAAGTAAACTTGCAATTGATCTTCGAAAAAAAGAAGGTTATACTCCTTTTGTAAATTTTGGTGGGGAAGTTCGTTTGAAGGGTAATGAGCAGTATGCGGGAGTATTCGCAAGTGTGCCTTTGAAAATCTTTGATCGTAATCAAGGCGAAATTTTAAAAGCAGAAGAAAATTACAAAAAGAGTCAGTTGGAAGTAGAATCTAAACGTAAACAAATTTACTCTGAAATTCGCGCCGCATTACGAGAAGTAAACTCTCGAGAGGAGTTACTTTCCAATTACCGAGAGATTAAACTTTTAGATAAAAATAAAGATGTTCAAGAAAAGTACCGCCTTGCATATATCAGAGGTGCTTCTAATCTTGTAACATTTTTGGAAGCAGAAAAAAACTACCTTACCGTCCTAAGAGGATACTACGAACAATTATATCTTTATTATAATTCAATTGAAGTATTTCGAGCGGCGATAGGCAAATTGGGGAATGTAAATGAGTAA